The genome window CCACCCGTTGTTTCTGTCCACCAGAAAGCTTTGAAGGATACACATTAATTTTATCGCTGAGCCCAACTTTTTTCAGTAGTTCTATCCCATCCCTTATTGCTTGATCCTTTTGGATTTTCTTTACTTTTATCGGTGCTTCTATCACGTTTCCAAGTACCGTTTTATGGGGAAACAAATTAAAATGTTGAAAAACCATTCCTACCCTTTCCCGTACTCTATTTAAATTCTGTGTTTTTGGTTCTATTATTTCCCCCTCAAGTGTAATCGTTCCACTATCTTTTCTTTCAAGAAAATTCAAGCAGCGCAAAATAGTACTTTTTCCTGATCCACTGGCCCCAATTAATACAACAACCTCACTTTTCATTACTGTCATATCAATATCTTTCAGCACATGGAGGTCTCCGAAATACTTGTTTAGTTTTTCAACCCGAATTATTTCACTTTTTTCATTCATACAATACCTCCCTAATCACTAAC of Oceanobacillus zhaokaii contains these proteins:
- a CDS encoding amino acid ABC transporter ATP-binding protein, which produces MNEKSEIIRVEKLNKYFGDLHVLKDIDMTVMKSEVVVLIGASGSGKSTILRCLNFLERKDSGTITLEGEIIEPKTQNLNRVRERVGMVFQHFNLFPHKTVLGNVIEAPIKVKKIQKDQAIRDGIELLKKVGLSDKINVYPSKLSGGQKQRVAIARALAMKPDVMLFDEPTSALDPELVGEVLATMKQLAEEGMTMVVVTHEMGFAREVGNIILYLHDGKIIERGNPKEIFESPREERTREFLSKVL